Proteins co-encoded in one Streptomyces diastaticus subsp. diastaticus genomic window:
- a CDS encoding FAD-dependent oxidoreductase: protein MRDDRTEAGATHDVIVVGSGAGALTGALVAAADGLDTVVLERTPLLGGTSAYSGAACWLPGTQVQERAGLGDSTEAARTYLRALVGDAGADRREAFLRHAPELVARLESDPAVQFVWQAFPDYVAAPGRMDAGRSFVPRALPQEELGDLARLVRPAVDRDRAGRGHPDGPLVQGRALIGRLLLAATRTGNATVRTEHRVTGLITGNGRVTGVEARTPDGTVTVRARHGVLLAAGGFEGDAALRAEYGVPGSAAWSMAPSTATTGDLLRAAVRLGAATDLLDEAWWCPGTQRPDGSAAFTLGLRGGIVVDAAGQRFANESLPYDRMGRALAAARTPAHLVFDSRTGGALPAVTVPPADPAAHLESGVWVKADTLPELAGLIGVPADALTGTVARFNGHAADGTDPDHHRGEDPYDRFFADPRDAPGPNPCLVPLDRPPYYAARVVLSDLGTKGGLRTDARARVLDARGAPIPGLYAAGNTSASFTGRVYPGPGVPIGTAMVFASLAVRDMALPASGTAGGGPDGARSTVTALSAQD, encoded by the coding sequence ATGCGCGACGACCGAACCGAAGCCGGCGCCACCCACGACGTGATCGTCGTCGGGTCCGGCGCGGGAGCACTCACCGGGGCGCTGGTGGCCGCCGCGGACGGCCTGGACACGGTCGTACTGGAACGGACCCCCCTGCTCGGCGGCACCTCCGCGTACTCCGGGGCCGCCTGCTGGCTGCCCGGCACCCAGGTCCAGGAACGGGCCGGTCTCGGGGACTCCACCGAGGCCGCGCGCACCTACCTGCGGGCCCTGGTCGGCGACGCCGGCGCGGACCGCCGCGAGGCGTTCCTGCGGCACGCGCCCGAACTGGTCGCCCGCCTGGAGAGCGATCCGGCGGTGCAGTTCGTGTGGCAGGCATTCCCCGACTACGTCGCCGCCCCCGGCCGGATGGACGCCGGACGGTCCTTCGTCCCGCGCGCCCTGCCGCAGGAGGAGCTGGGCGACTTGGCGCGTCTGGTCCGCCCGGCGGTGGACCGGGACCGGGCCGGCCGGGGCCACCCCGACGGACCGCTGGTCCAGGGCCGCGCGCTGATCGGCCGCCTCCTGCTCGCGGCCACCCGCACCGGCAACGCCACCGTGCGCACCGAGCACCGCGTCACCGGCCTGATCACCGGGAACGGGCGGGTGACCGGCGTCGAGGCCCGGACCCCGGACGGCACCGTCACCGTACGGGCCAGGCACGGCGTGCTGCTGGCCGCGGGCGGCTTCGAGGGCGACGCGGCGCTGCGCGCCGAGTACGGTGTGCCGGGCTCCGCCGCGTGGAGCATGGCGCCTTCCACAGCCACCACGGGCGACCTGCTGCGCGCCGCCGTCCGCCTCGGTGCCGCCACCGACCTCCTGGACGAGGCATGGTGGTGCCCCGGGACGCAACGGCCGGACGGCAGCGCGGCGTTCACCCTCGGCCTGCGCGGCGGCATCGTCGTGGACGCCGCCGGGCAGCGCTTCGCCAACGAGTCGCTGCCGTACGACCGGATGGGCCGCGCCCTGGCCGCCGCGCGGACGCCCGCCCACCTGGTCTTCGACTCCCGCACAGGCGGCGCCCTCCCCGCCGTCACGGTGCCTCCCGCCGACCCCGCGGCACACCTGGAGTCCGGCGTCTGGGTGAAGGCCGACACGCTGCCCGAGCTGGCCGGGCTCATCGGCGTACCGGCCGACGCCCTCACCGGCACCGTCGCCCGCTTCAACGGCCACGCCGCCGACGGCACCGACCCGGACCACCACCGAGGCGAGGATCCCTACGACCGGTTCTTCGCCGACCCCCGCGACGCTCCCGGCCCCAACCCCTGCCTGGTCCCGCTCGACCGCCCGCCCTACTACGCGGCCCGGGTCGTCCTCTCCGACCTCGGCACCAAGGGCGGCCTGCGCACGGACGCCCGCGCCCGGGTCCTCGACGCGAGGGGAGCCCCGATCCCGGGCCTGTACGCCGCCGGCAACACCAGCGCCTCCTTCACCGGCCGCGTCTATCCGGGCCCCGGCGTCCCCATCGGCACCGCCATGGTCTTCGCCTCGCTGGCCGTACGGGACATGGCGCTCCCGGCCAGTGGGACGGCCGGCGGCGGCCCGGACGGGGCGCGTTCTACGGTCACGGCACTGTCGGCCCAGGACTGA
- the hsaA gene encoding 3-hydroxy-9,10-secoandrosta-1,3,5(10)-triene-9,17-dione monooxygenase oxygenase subunit, translating to MAPQVLESVRTLLPGIGKRAAAADEARRIPESTIRELTDAGVFRMLQPVRHGGLESDPVDFYRVVRALSAVCCSTGWLASILGVHAWQLGLFPRRAQDDVWGDDPDTRVSSSYAPVGRLTPVDGGHRLTGRWSFSSGCEHATWALLGALVVGAEGRPVDFLTALVPRSDYTIEDAWDVVGLRGTASNDIIVESVFVPDHRVLRNYEQARLKVPGQQVNKGPLYRLPFGALFTCAVTAPVIGAVSGGYESYVSLMKERVRLSLGGGRFAEDPFAQVAIARAASDIDATVLQMDRNLRELSELAAAGREIPMELRLRTRRDQVRGTERAVAAIDLLFKTAGGNALRRGNPVERAWRDAHAGSVHVANDVERALAMYGRGAFGLTVEDNLV from the coding sequence ATGGCCCCTCAGGTTCTGGAGTCGGTACGCACCCTGCTGCCCGGCATCGGCAAGCGGGCCGCCGCCGCCGACGAGGCGCGCCGCATACCGGAGTCCACGATCCGTGAGCTGACCGACGCGGGCGTCTTCCGCATGTTGCAACCGGTCCGCCACGGCGGCCTGGAGAGCGACCCCGTCGACTTCTACCGGGTGGTGCGGGCGCTCTCCGCCGTCTGCTGCTCCACCGGCTGGCTCGCCTCCATCCTGGGCGTGCACGCCTGGCAGCTGGGCCTGTTCCCACGCCGGGCGCAGGACGACGTGTGGGGCGACGACCCCGACACCCGGGTCTCCTCGTCGTACGCGCCGGTGGGCCGGCTGACCCCCGTCGACGGCGGCCACCGGCTCACCGGCCGCTGGAGTTTCTCCTCCGGCTGCGAGCACGCCACCTGGGCTCTGCTCGGCGCCCTGGTCGTCGGGGCCGAGGGGCGGCCGGTCGATTTCCTCACCGCCCTGGTGCCCCGCTCCGACTACACCATCGAGGACGCCTGGGACGTGGTCGGACTGCGCGGCACCGCCAGCAACGACATCATCGTGGAGTCGGTGTTCGTGCCGGACCACCGGGTGCTGCGCAACTACGAGCAGGCCCGGCTGAAGGTGCCGGGACAGCAGGTCAACAAGGGGCCGCTGTACCGGCTGCCGTTCGGCGCGCTCTTCACCTGCGCCGTCACGGCACCGGTGATCGGCGCCGTCTCCGGCGGCTACGAGTCGTACGTGTCGCTGATGAAGGAGCGGGTGCGGCTCAGCCTCGGCGGTGGCCGGTTCGCCGAGGACCCCTTCGCCCAGGTCGCCATCGCCCGCGCCGCCTCCGACATCGACGCGACCGTCCTGCAGATGGACCGTAACCTGCGCGAGCTGTCCGAACTGGCCGCGGCCGGTCGGGAGATCCCCATGGAACTGCGGCTGCGCACCCGGCGCGACCAGGTCCGGGGCACCGAGCGGGCCGTCGCCGCGATCGACCTGCTGTTCAAGACCGCCGGCGGCAACGCCCTGCGCCGCGGCAACCCCGTCGAGCGCGCCTGGCGCGACGCCCACGCGGGCAGCGTGCACGTCGCCAACGACGTGGAACGCGCGCTCGCCATGTACGGCCGCGGAGCCTTCGGACTGACGGTCGAGGACAACCTCGTCTGA
- a CDS encoding SDR family NAD(P)-dependent oxidoreductase, with the protein MIDKSVYGPWAVVAGGSEGVGAAFAEQLADAGINLVLIARTPGPLEETADRARARGVEVRTLPLDLLGPGAPATIREATDGLEVGLLVFNAGANSYGHEFVTGDLEKVQGVLDLNITAQLALTHHFGALMKERRRGGILLVGSLAGYLGQAHIGVYSAAKAFSRVFAEGLWLELREYDVHVLELVLGVTRTPAMERAGLRMDLPGLRVAEPDDVAREGLEHLADGPVHLAGGNGKTAERRSGFPRAELVLGAHEASRRLLPSST; encoded by the coding sequence ATGATCGACAAGAGCGTGTACGGACCGTGGGCGGTCGTCGCCGGCGGCTCCGAGGGCGTCGGCGCCGCGTTCGCCGAGCAGCTCGCGGACGCCGGGATCAACCTGGTCCTGATCGCCCGCACACCCGGGCCGCTGGAGGAGACCGCCGACCGGGCGCGCGCCCGGGGCGTCGAGGTCCGCACCCTCCCCCTGGACCTGCTCGGCCCCGGTGCTCCGGCCACGATCCGGGAGGCCACCGACGGCCTGGAGGTCGGGCTGCTGGTCTTCAACGCCGGGGCCAACAGCTACGGCCACGAGTTCGTCACCGGCGACCTCGAGAAGGTGCAGGGCGTCCTGGACCTGAACATCACCGCGCAGCTCGCCCTCACCCACCACTTCGGCGCCCTGATGAAGGAGCGCCGCCGCGGCGGCATCCTGCTGGTCGGCTCTCTCGCCGGGTACCTGGGCCAGGCGCACATCGGGGTCTACTCGGCGGCCAAGGCCTTCAGCCGCGTCTTCGCCGAGGGCCTGTGGCTGGAGCTGCGGGAGTACGACGTGCACGTCCTCGAACTGGTCCTGGGCGTGACCCGGACCCCCGCGATGGAACGCGCCGGACTCCGCATGGACCTGCCCGGCCTCCGTGTCGCCGAACCGGACGACGTCGCCCGGGAGGGGCTCGAGCACCTCGCCGACGGGCCGGTGCACCTCGCCGGCGGCAACGGGAAGACCGCCGAGCGGCGCAGCGGCTTCCCCCGCGCCGAACTGGTCCTCGGCGCGCACGAGGCGTCCCGGCGCCTGCTGCCCTCGTCCACCTGA
- a CDS encoding acyl-CoA dehydrogenase family protein, translated as MRFFLDAGQREFTRSLGGLLASSHTPATVRSWAAGDHAPGRALWTRLAEAGVFALAVPERHEGFGPLPLELASAFIELGRHAVPGPLVETVAAAAFLDRLGDPDTAAAHLPGIASGETVASLCLTALGPYALDADAADTVLVVDGDVVRAGAKPGPSQPSADPARRLSRPSGGTVLAEGPAVVPAAAHASDVAALATAAQCLGLGRALLTRTVEYVKQRTQFGVPIGSFQAVKHRLADTLVALEFAEPLIHGAALALAAGSAEAGRDVAAAKVTAGEAAHRAARTALQLHGAVGYTDELDLSLWIRKARPLRDAWGAPAACRARVLTV; from the coding sequence ATGCGGTTCTTCCTCGACGCCGGTCAGCGGGAGTTCACCCGCTCCCTCGGCGGTCTCCTCGCCTCCTCCCACACCCCGGCCACGGTGCGGTCCTGGGCCGCCGGGGACCACGCACCGGGGCGGGCCCTGTGGACGCGGCTGGCCGAGGCCGGAGTGTTCGCCCTGGCGGTGCCGGAGCGGCACGAGGGGTTCGGACCCCTGCCGCTCGAACTCGCCTCGGCTTTCATCGAGTTGGGCCGGCACGCCGTGCCCGGCCCGCTGGTGGAGACGGTCGCCGCCGCGGCGTTCCTCGACCGGCTCGGCGACCCGGACACGGCCGCCGCCCACCTGCCCGGCATCGCCTCCGGTGAGACCGTGGCCTCGCTGTGCCTGACCGCCCTCGGCCCGTACGCCCTGGACGCGGACGCGGCCGACACAGTGCTGGTCGTGGACGGTGACGTGGTGCGCGCGGGCGCGAAGCCGGGTCCTTCGCAGCCCTCCGCCGATCCGGCGCGGCGCCTGTCCCGGCCGTCCGGCGGAACGGTGCTCGCCGAGGGCCCCGCGGTGGTGCCGGCGGCCGCGCACGCCTCCGACGTGGCCGCGCTGGCCACCGCGGCCCAGTGTCTGGGGCTGGGCCGGGCGCTGCTCACCCGCACCGTCGAGTACGTCAAGCAGCGCACCCAGTTCGGGGTGCCCATCGGCTCCTTCCAGGCGGTCAAGCACCGGCTGGCAGACACCCTGGTCGCCCTGGAGTTCGCGGAGCCGCTGATCCACGGTGCCGCCCTCGCGCTCGCCGCCGGCTCCGCCGAGGCCGGGCGGGATGTCGCCGCCGCCAAGGTCACCGCGGGCGAGGCCGCCCACCGGGCCGCACGCACCGCCCTCCAGTTGCACGGCGCGGTCGGCTACACCGACGAACTGGACCTGTCCCTGTGGATCCGCAAGGCACGACCGCTGCGCGACGCCTGGGGCGCCCCGGCCGCGTGCCGAGCCCGCGTACTGACCGTCTGA
- a CDS encoding acyl-CoA dehydrogenase family protein — protein MRLTDEQEELRSAVRSLLNRYEGATAWGPLAGQIGVAALAVPEEYGGVGGGARDVHVLMEELGRCLSPLPVLGSAVLTAGALLASGDKAACARLLPALAEGRSVGALAWAEQGSWDAESVRTRAVPGPGGDAWSLSGVKEHVLDWPGGVDVLLVAARTAAGVSLFEVPVDAPGARREPVVTMDGTRSQARWVLEGAEGRPVGVAGDGERVLAHVRDLACTALAAEQVGAAERCLALTVAYARERVQFGRAIGSFQAVKHRLADAYVLVESARSAALGAAFAADETPGALPRAAAVAKSVCSEAFSAVAGETIQLHGGIGITWEHEAHRHFKRAHGAGELFGPPAEHRARLAAGLGLVPASH, from the coding sequence ATGAGGCTGACGGACGAGCAGGAAGAACTACGGTCGGCCGTACGATCGTTGCTGAACCGGTACGAGGGAGCCACGGCCTGGGGGCCGTTGGCCGGGCAGATCGGCGTGGCCGCGCTGGCCGTGCCCGAGGAGTACGGCGGTGTCGGCGGCGGCGCCCGGGACGTGCACGTGCTGATGGAGGAGCTGGGCCGGTGCCTGAGCCCGCTGCCCGTGCTCGGCTCGGCGGTGCTCACGGCGGGCGCGCTGCTCGCCTCCGGCGACAAGGCGGCGTGTGCGCGTCTGCTGCCCGCGCTGGCCGAGGGCCGCTCTGTCGGCGCGCTGGCCTGGGCCGAACAGGGCTCGTGGGACGCGGAGTCGGTGCGCACCCGCGCGGTGCCGGGGCCCGGCGGGGACGCCTGGTCCCTCAGCGGCGTCAAGGAGCACGTCCTGGACTGGCCGGGCGGTGTCGACGTGCTGCTCGTCGCGGCCCGTACGGCGGCCGGCGTCTCGCTCTTCGAGGTTCCGGTGGACGCCCCCGGGGCGCGCCGCGAGCCCGTCGTCACGATGGACGGCACCCGGAGCCAGGCCAGGTGGGTCCTGGAGGGCGCCGAGGGACGGCCGGTCGGAGTCGCGGGCGACGGGGAACGGGTCCTCGCGCACGTGCGGGACCTGGCCTGCACGGCGCTCGCCGCCGAGCAGGTGGGTGCCGCCGAGCGCTGTCTCGCGCTCACCGTCGCCTACGCTCGTGAACGCGTCCAGTTCGGCCGCGCCATCGGCTCCTTCCAGGCCGTCAAGCACCGGCTGGCGGACGCTTACGTGCTGGTGGAGTCGGCGCGTTCGGCGGCGCTCGGCGCGGCCTTCGCCGCCGACGAGACCCCGGGCGCGCTGCCGCGGGCCGCCGCCGTCGCCAAGTCGGTGTGCTCCGAGGCCTTCTCGGCGGTGGCCGGCGAGACGATCCAGTTGCACGGCGGCATCGGCATCACCTGGGAGCACGAGGCGCACCGCCACTTCAAGCGGGCGCACGGGGCGGGCGAGCTGTTCGGCCCGCCCGCTGAGCACCGGGCACGGCTCGCCGCCGGGCTCGGGCTCGTACCCGCTTCGCACTGA
- a CDS encoding SDR family NAD(P)-dependent oxidoreductase yields the protein MQLEGRVAVITGGGDGIGAGVARRFAAEGAAVLVADVNEETGRAVADEIGGRFVRTDVADKAQVLEMVDTAVREWGSVDVLVNNAWAAGELGRVEDKTDALLARGLGIGFYGPFWAMRAAFPHMRERGWGRIVNMCSLNGVNAHMGTLEYNAAKEALRTLTRTAAREWASTGIVVNALCPGAKSAAFRRRMRDNPELEKASGAMNPMGRMGDPERDIAPAALFLASEGARYVTGNTLHVDGGAHINGVAWAPELP from the coding sequence ATGCAGCTCGAAGGACGCGTCGCGGTCATCACCGGGGGCGGGGACGGAATCGGCGCCGGAGTGGCCCGGCGGTTCGCCGCCGAGGGGGCAGCGGTCCTGGTCGCGGACGTGAACGAGGAGACCGGCCGGGCCGTGGCCGACGAGATCGGCGGCCGTTTCGTGCGCACGGACGTCGCCGACAAGGCACAGGTGCTGGAGATGGTCGACACCGCGGTCCGTGAGTGGGGCAGCGTCGACGTCCTGGTCAACAACGCCTGGGCGGCCGGCGAACTGGGCCGGGTGGAGGACAAGACGGACGCCCTGCTGGCCCGGGGACTGGGCATCGGCTTCTACGGACCGTTCTGGGCCATGCGGGCGGCCTTCCCCCACATGAGGGAACGGGGATGGGGCCGGATCGTCAACATGTGCAGCCTCAACGGCGTGAACGCCCACATGGGCACCCTGGAGTACAACGCCGCCAAGGAGGCCCTGCGTACCCTGACCCGGACCGCCGCCCGGGAGTGGGCCTCCACCGGGATCGTGGTCAACGCCCTCTGCCCCGGAGCCAAGAGCGCGGCATTCCGGCGACGGATGCGGGACAACCCTGAGCTGGAGAAGGCGTCCGGCGCCATGAACCCCATGGGGCGGATGGGCGACCCCGAGCGGGACATCGCCCCGGCGGCGCTGTTCCTCGCGAGCGAGGGCGCGCGCTACGTCACCGGCAACACGCTCCACGTCGACGGCGGTGCGCACATCAACGGCGTCGCCTGGGCCCCCGAGCTGCCCTGA
- a CDS encoding 3-oxoacyl-ACP reductase: protein MSSTKTLEGRTAVVTGAGAGLGRAEALALAGLGASVVVNDLGPAAEEVAAEIKDLGADAVAVPGDVGDWAMGERLVGTAVETFGGLDVVVNNAGVLRDRMLFNLSEADWDDVIRVHLKGHAGLSRAACVHWRAASKASGTPVYGRVVNTSSEAFLFGAPGQPNYSAAKAGITALTLATAQGMSRYGVRANAICPRARTAMTADSFGEGVHAPDDLDIMAPERVATLVAHLASPAADEINGQVFVVYGDMVALLAPPTVEHKFTAADGTFTPKELDAQLTPYFSGRDPHRTFAAYSVAALDTTGTQQTPAG from the coding sequence ATGAGCTCGACGAAGACCCTGGAGGGCCGTACCGCCGTCGTCACCGGTGCCGGCGCCGGACTCGGCCGGGCCGAGGCGCTCGCCCTCGCGGGCCTCGGCGCCAGCGTGGTGGTCAACGACCTCGGCCCGGCGGCCGAGGAGGTGGCCGCCGAGATCAAGGACCTGGGCGCGGACGCGGTCGCGGTGCCCGGTGACGTCGGTGACTGGGCCATGGGCGAGCGCCTGGTGGGGACCGCTGTGGAGACCTTCGGCGGCCTCGACGTCGTCGTCAACAACGCGGGCGTGCTGCGCGACCGGATGCTGTTCAACCTGTCCGAGGCCGACTGGGACGACGTCATCCGCGTCCACCTCAAGGGCCACGCCGGCCTCTCCCGCGCCGCCTGCGTGCACTGGCGCGCCGCCTCCAAGGCGTCCGGCACCCCCGTCTACGGCCGGGTCGTCAACACCTCCTCCGAGGCCTTCCTGTTCGGCGCCCCCGGCCAGCCGAACTACTCCGCGGCCAAGGCGGGCATCACCGCGCTCACCCTGGCCACCGCCCAGGGCATGTCCCGCTACGGGGTGCGCGCCAACGCCATCTGCCCGCGCGCCCGCACCGCCATGACCGCCGACTCCTTCGGCGAGGGCGTCCACGCGCCGGACGACCTCGACATCATGGCCCCGGAGCGGGTCGCCACTCTGGTGGCCCACCTGGCCTCACCGGCCGCCGACGAGATCAACGGGCAGGTCTTCGTCGTCTACGGCGACATGGTCGCCCTGCTCGCGCCGCCCACGGTGGAGCACAAGTTCACCGCTGCCGACGGCACCTTCACCCCGAAGGAGCTCGACGCCCAGTTGACGCCGTACTTCAGCGGCCGGGACCCACACCGGACCTTCGCCGCGTACAGCGTCGCCGCACTCGACACGACCGGCACCCAGCAGACCCCGGCGGGCTGA
- a CDS encoding SDR family oxidoreductase has product MASDLDDPLDFTGRVVLVTGGTKGIGAATAQAFLGAGADVVVCGRTAPAALPAAAGREAFFVAADVRDPAAAAELVDRTVERFGRLDVLVNNAGGSPDADAATVSPRFVEKIVALNLLAPFYVAQAAHGAMRTRPGGGSVVNIGSVSAHDPQPGTAAYTAAKAGLLALTKALALEWAPEVRVNHITTGLVRTGSAASVYGADGGASVAGVVPMGRMAVPADVARACLFLASDLSAYVNGADLAVHGGGELPARFLAAKSASGQV; this is encoded by the coding sequence ATGGCGTCCGACCTCGACGACCCGTTGGACTTCACCGGACGCGTGGTGCTCGTCACCGGCGGCACCAAGGGCATCGGGGCCGCGACAGCCCAGGCGTTCCTCGGAGCCGGGGCCGACGTCGTGGTCTGCGGGCGCACCGCTCCCGCCGCGCTGCCGGCGGCAGCGGGCCGCGAGGCGTTCTTCGTCGCCGCCGACGTGCGCGATCCGGCGGCCGCGGCGGAGCTGGTCGACCGTACGGTGGAGCGCTTCGGCCGTCTCGACGTGCTCGTCAACAACGCGGGCGGCTCTCCTGACGCGGACGCGGCGACCGTCTCGCCGCGCTTCGTGGAGAAGATCGTCGCGCTCAACCTCCTCGCACCGTTCTATGTGGCGCAGGCGGCGCACGGCGCCATGCGGACCCGGCCGGGCGGCGGCTCGGTCGTCAACATCGGCAGTGTCTCCGCGCACGACCCCCAGCCGGGCACCGCCGCCTACACGGCCGCCAAGGCGGGACTGCTGGCCCTCACGAAGGCTCTGGCCCTGGAGTGGGCACCGGAGGTGCGGGTCAACCACATCACCACCGGCCTGGTCCGCACCGGGAGCGCGGCGTCCGTCTACGGCGCCGACGGCGGCGCCTCGGTGGCCGGTGTCGTGCCGATGGGCCGGATGGCCGTCCCCGCGGACGTCGCCCGCGCCTGCTTGTTCTTGGCGAGCGACCTGTCCGCGTACGTCAACGGGGCGGACCTCGCGGTGCACGGCGGCGGGGAGCTCCCGGCCCGGTTCCTCGCCGCGAAGTCGGCGAGCGGGCAGGTGTGA
- a CDS encoding FadD3 family acyl-CoA ligase gives MSETEPPLTIPGALDLAAELTPDEQALVDGDLRLTWGQLREQVRAAVKSLLALGTRRGDRIAVWAPNSHRWVVTALAVTSAGAVLVPVNTRYRGAEARRLLERGAARLLFVEDGFLGKDYLAMLDDGGDAAPRDGACPVAGLPGLATVVTLDDDEEERPGTLPWREFLTHGIHLPDDEAALRTACVRPDDPSDLLFTSGTTGRPKGALTTHRQNLTTYRAWSARTGVTGADRYLIVNPLFHCFGYKAGVLACLVRGATMVLERVFDVRKVLRAIEAERITVLPGPPTIYIELLGAGDRALFDLSSLRLAVTGAAVVPVDLVRRMRAGLFPEVLTAYGLTESCGTVSVCSADDDAETVALTAGRPIDGVEVRITDADRRPLPAGADGEVLVRGYNVMLGYVDDPEASAAAVDDDGWLTTGDVGHLDERGNLVLTGRSKDMFTVGGFNVYPAEIEQVLAGHGAVAEAAVVGVPDTRLGEVGRAYVTVRPGSVADPGVLLERCRDRLANFKVPREVVVLESLPRNAAGKVDKAALRTD, from the coding sequence ATGAGCGAGACCGAGCCCCCGCTGACCATTCCCGGTGCCCTGGACCTCGCCGCCGAGCTGACTCCGGACGAGCAGGCCCTGGTGGACGGTGACCTCCGGCTGACCTGGGGGCAACTGCGCGAGCAGGTGCGGGCCGCCGTCAAGTCCCTGCTCGCCCTCGGGACACGTCGCGGTGACCGGATCGCCGTGTGGGCGCCCAACAGCCACCGCTGGGTGGTGACCGCTCTGGCGGTCACCTCGGCCGGTGCGGTGCTGGTCCCCGTCAACACCCGCTACCGGGGGGCTGAGGCCCGCCGGCTCCTGGAACGCGGTGCGGCCAGGCTGCTGTTCGTCGAGGACGGCTTCCTCGGCAAGGACTACCTGGCCATGCTGGACGACGGCGGGGACGCGGCACCCCGGGACGGGGCATGTCCCGTGGCGGGCCTGCCGGGGCTGGCCACGGTGGTGACGCTCGACGACGACGAGGAAGAACGCCCTGGCACCCTGCCCTGGCGCGAATTCCTCACCCACGGCATCCACCTCCCGGACGACGAGGCCGCCCTCCGTACCGCCTGCGTGCGCCCCGACGACCCGTCCGACCTGCTCTTCACCTCGGGCACCACCGGCCGGCCCAAGGGCGCGCTGACCACGCACCGCCAGAACCTCACCACCTACCGGGCCTGGAGCGCGCGGACCGGTGTCACCGGCGCCGACCGCTACCTGATCGTCAACCCGCTCTTCCACTGCTTCGGCTACAAGGCCGGCGTACTCGCCTGCCTGGTGCGGGGCGCCACCATGGTGCTGGAGCGGGTCTTCGACGTACGCAAGGTGCTGCGCGCGATCGAGGCCGAACGGATCACCGTCCTGCCCGGCCCGCCCACCATCTACATCGAACTGCTGGGTGCCGGGGACCGCGCGCTCTTCGACCTGTCGTCGCTGCGTCTGGCGGTGACCGGTGCCGCCGTGGTGCCGGTCGACCTGGTGCGGCGTATGCGGGCCGGTCTGTTCCCCGAGGTGCTCACCGCCTACGGACTCACCGAGTCCTGCGGCACGGTCAGCGTCTGCTCCGCCGACGACGACGCGGAGACCGTGGCACTGACCGCCGGCCGCCCCATCGACGGTGTGGAGGTGCGGATCACCGACGCTGACCGGCGTCCGCTGCCCGCCGGGGCGGACGGCGAGGTCCTGGTCCGCGGCTACAACGTGATGCTCGGCTACGTGGACGACCCGGAGGCGAGCGCGGCGGCCGTCGACGACGACGGCTGGCTGACCACCGGCGACGTGGGCCACCTCGACGAGCGCGGCAACCTGGTCCTCACCGGCCGCTCGAAGGACATGTTCACGGTCGGCGGGTTCAACGTCTACCCGGCCGAGATCGAGCAGGTGCTCGCCGGGCACGGCGCCGTCGCCGAGGCCGCCGTGGTCGGCGTCCCCGACACACGGCTCGGAGAGGTCGGACGGGCCTACGTGACGGTCCGGCCCGGGAGCGTGGCCGACCCCGGAGTTCTGCTGGAGCGGTGTCGCGACCGGCTCGCCAACTTCAAGGTCCCCCGCGAGGTCGTGGTCCTGGAGTCGTTGCCGCGCAACGCCGCCGGCAAGGTCGACAAGGCCGCGCTGCGGACCGACTGA
- a CDS encoding TetR family transcriptional regulator has protein sequence MPRIAEARAGAEPSSPRQHERRRSILRAAEDIAAETGLDRVQMHEVARSAGVAIGTLYRYFPSKTHLFTAVMADQIEGLGARLAEVPARESPEDTVFATLAGATRSLLRRPALATAMIQSANVARASTVPDLARVDTGFLDLLIRAWGVEDPTEHHVARLRLLTLLWYGVLQSRLNERITPEEAEADLRMACRLLLAPGEDDGT, from the coding sequence GTGCCGAGAATCGCCGAGGCCAGGGCGGGTGCCGAGCCCAGTTCGCCCCGGCAGCACGAACGGCGCAGGAGCATCCTGCGGGCGGCGGAGGACATCGCCGCCGAGACGGGGCTCGACCGCGTGCAGATGCACGAGGTGGCCAGGTCGGCGGGGGTGGCGATCGGCACCCTGTACCGGTACTTCCCGTCGAAGACACACCTGTTCACGGCCGTGATGGCCGACCAGATCGAGGGGCTCGGCGCACGGCTGGCGGAGGTGCCCGCACGCGAATCGCCCGAGGACACCGTCTTCGCGACGCTCGCCGGCGCCACCCGCAGTCTGCTGCGCCGGCCGGCGCTCGCCACCGCCATGATCCAGTCGGCGAACGTGGCGCGCGCCTCGACCGTCCCCGACCTGGCGCGGGTCGACACGGGCTTCCTCGACCTGCTGATCCGCGCCTGGGGCGTCGAGGACCCCACGGAACACCATGTCGCCCGGCTGCGGCTGCTGACCCTGCTCTGGTACGGCGTCCTGCAGTCCCGGCTCAACGAGCGGATCACCCCGGAGGAGGCGGAAGCCGACCTGCGGATGGCCTGCCGGCTGCTGCTCGCCCCCGGGGAGGACGACGGGACCTGA